The following nucleotide sequence is from Streptomyces sp. HUAS CB01.
CAGTCTCCACACCTCGAAGCACGGGTGCGAGAAAGCAACCTCGACGCCGGCTTCACGGGCCTCCTTCAGCGCCGCGTCGATGTGATCGTGCTGATCGCGGTCGAACAGGCACCAGACCGCAGGCCAGTACTTCTTCTCCAGGCCGCTGCGTTTGGCCGCTCGCATCTCCTCGCGGATCAGCCGCACCGCCGCCTCGACGAGCTTGATCGGCTTGCGCTGCGAGCCAGGGGCCGACTGGTTGGCGATGCGGACCTCGATGCCGTTCGTACCCGCCCGCTCCCGGACGATCTTGATGTACTCGGGTTCGGTCACCCTGCCCTCGGTGAAAACGTGCACGACCTTCCGACGTCGCTCGCCCTTCTTCGCAGGGCCCAGCGAGTCCTTCCCCCTCGTGC
It contains:
- a CDS encoding RloB family protein, yielding MARTRGKDSLGPAKKGERRRKVVHVFTEGRVTEPEYIKIVRERAGTNGIEVRIANQSAPGSQRKPIKLVEAAVRLIREEMRAAKRSGLEKKYWPAVWCLFDRDQHDHIDAALKEAREAGVEVAFSHPCFEVWRLLHHKSVTGTFGGVCDMAADRLPFAGSAANIKTVLPEQIPSGSFAEAKKRARKMNEAHAEHVPKSLRDPYTDVFEFVEKGLGITAY